Within the Trueperaceae bacterium genome, the region GTAGATCGGGCCAGAAGATCCCCACGGTGCCCGCTGCCGCCAGCAACCGTGAGACCAGGTACATGCGGGTGAAGAGGTAGCCCTCGAGCGTCGCCGCGAACGCCCACAGGGCAGCGAACGAGGTGAGTACGGTCCAGGCGATGACAACGAACGGAACCCCTTCCCACAGAACCAGCTCCTGGTTGTAGACCATGAAGAGCGGGATCAGATAGAGCCCCTTCGCGAACTTCCACGCCTGCATCGCGGTCCGCATCGGGTCCGCGCCTGCGATGCCGGCTCCGGCGTAGGCGGCGAGGGCCACGGGAGGCGTGACGTTGGAATCCTGGGAGTACCAGAACACGACCAGGTGGGCGATGAGGAGCGGTACGCCGAAGTCCTGGGTCAGCGCCGGCGCGACCAGGATCACCAGCACGATGTAGGAGGCGGTAACGGGCAGGCCCATGCCCAGCACCAGCGAGGCGATGATGATCAAGATCAGCGCCAGGAGCAGGTTGCCTTGGGAGAAGGAGATCATCAGCGATGAGAACTTGAGCCCCAGGCCGGTGAGGCCCACGATGCCCACGACTATCCCAGCCGTGGCGCAGGCGAGGCTCACTGGCACCGAGTTGCGTGCTCCGGCCTCGAGCGCGCTCAGCAGTTGGCCCAGGCCGTGCACGCCCAGAGCGAGCAGGCCGCGCGGCGTGCTCGCTGGCGCCTCGGCTGATCGCGCCCCCCTGCTCACCTCCCACGATTCGGTGGTTGCCGGTTCCGACGAGCGCATGAGTAACCGCCCGACCAACCAGCGGAGGACGGCGACGCCGAGGATGGCCAGTACCGCGATGAAGCCGACCCGTTCGGGCGAGATGTTCCTGAACAGGAAGTAGACGAGCACTACCAGCGGGATGAGGTAGTGCCAACCCTGCCGCATGACCGTCCCGGCCTTTGGTAGCTGGTCGGCGGGGATGCCCATCATCCCGCGCTTCGCCGCGATGATGTCGACGAAGAGGTAGACCACCGAGAAGTAGAGGATCGCCGGGATGAAGCTGATCATCACGATGTCGACGTAGGGCGTGCGGGTGAACTCGGCGATGAGGAAGGCGCCGGCGCCCATGATCGGCGGCATTATCTGCCCGCCGGTCGAGGCGGCCGCTTCGACCCCTCCAGCCTCCTCCGGCTTGTACCCCAGCCTCTTCATGAGCGGGATGGTGAAGGCGCCGGTGGTGACGGTGTTCGCGATGGCGCTGCCCGAGATCGAGCCCATGAAGCCCGAGGAGACGACCGCGGCCTTGGCCGGTCCGCCGCGTTGACGGCCGGTGAGCGCGTAGGCGAGGTCTATGAAGAACTGACCGGCGCCGGTCACCTCGAGGACCGCGCCGAAGAGGATGAAGATGTACACGAAGGTGGCGGCGACGCCGAGTGCGATGCCGTAGATGCCCTCCTGGCCCAGGTAGAGCTGCGCGATGATGCGATCGAGCGAGTAGCCGCGGTGACCGAGGATGCCGGGCAGGAAGTCGCCCAGGAACGGAAGGGCGCCCCGGGGTCCCGCCATCGAGTAGAGGATGAACACGAGGCCGATGAGGGGCATCACCAGACCTATGGCGCGGCGCCCTGCCTCCAGCAGAGTGACTATCAGGACGCCGCCTATGATGATGTCGGTGGTGGTCCAGAAGCCGGCTCGCATGATGATGGCGTCGAGGTTGAGGGTGATGTAGAGGCCGGTGAGGAGCGAACCGCCGATGAAGAGGAGGTCGACCAGCCAGCCTACCAGTCGACGCTCCTTGCCCAACGGGAACATCAGGAACGTCAGGATCATGATGAGCATCAGGTGGATCGGGCGCTGGTAGAAGAGGCTCAGCGGCCTGATCCCGGCCGTGTAGAGTTGGAAGAGCGAGAGCAGGATACCCGTCAGCGCTATCAGAACGGTCGCTATCCGCGAGTAGTTGGGCAGTTTCTCTGTCGTCACTCGATAACCTCCACCACCACTCGCTGCCCCGCCGCGCGCTCGCTAAGTGAGTAGGCGATGCCGCCGTGCACCACCCGGTGATCAACCCGCGTGCTCGCTACCCGTAACAGGTAGCGGTTGCCCGGCACCGGCTCGTCGATGTCGCGGATCCAGTAGCCGTGGTCGCCGTCACTCTCGAGCCGGCCACGTCCGGGGATGTGTCCCAGTCCGGCGTCGAAGGTGGGAGTGTGGGTCTGGGTCAGCAGCATCTGGCCGTTCTCGTAGCGGTAATAGTCCTTCACCAAGATACCGGTCACCGAGTGGTTCCATGCGATGTACCAGCTCGGATCGTCTGCCAGTGGGATATCGAGGATCACGTCACCGCTCTGGGTGGTGACCCGCAGATGAGGTACCGCGCCCCCGCTGCCTAGCAGCAGGAGCGCGGTGAACAGAGCCAGGAGAGGGCGCAATGTAAGCCCCCTACCGTTCTCCGGATTCAACGGCTACTGGGGCGGACGGACGTCGTCCGGCACCTCGAGACCCTGATCTTCGTAGTAAGCGACGGCTCCCGGGTGGAGCGGGATGGGCGTCGATTCGATCGAGTTCTGCGGGGTCGTCTGGTTGCCCGAAGGGTGGATGGCGATGATCTCGTCGATGTGCGAGTAGAGCACGTCGAGGAAGTCGTACGCCAACTGATCGTCCATCTCGGCCGATACCACGATGACATTGGGGGTCCCGACGGTGACGACGTCCTCCTCCTGGCCCGGGTAGGTCTCGGCCGGGATGACGGTGCGGGCGAAGGTGGGCTCGGCCTCGAGCGCGTTCTGGATCTCCTCGTCGCTCAGAGAGAGGATCTTGATGTCGCGGGTGGTGGCGAGGTCGAGGATCGATGAGGTGGGTGGGCCCACGCTCCAGAAGCCGGCCTCGATCTGACCGTCGCGCAAAGCGGCCGCGGTCTCGTTGAAGTTGAGGCGGCGCTCGTCGATCTGGTCGTAGGTGATCCCGTTGGCGTTGAGCAATGTCTGTGCCGAGACCTCGGTGCCCGACCCAGGGGCGCCCACCGACACGACCTTGCCCTCGAGATCCGAGATGCTCTCGATACCTGAGTCGGCGAGGGTGACGATGTGGACGGTGTTGGCGTAGGCGACGCCGAGGGAGCGCAGGTTCTCGAGCTGGCGGCCCTCAAGCTGGCCGGTGCCAGTGTAGGCCTGGTAGACGGTGTCGGCGAGGGCGAGCGCGATGTCCGAGTCGCCGCGCGAGATGAGGCCGACGTTCTCCACCGAGGCGCCGGTGACTTCGGCGACAGCCTGGTAGCCATCGAGGTAATCGTTGATCAGCTCTGCGTAGCCGCCGCCTACCGGATAGTAGGTGCCGCCGGTGCCGCCTGTGGCTATCGACAGTTGAGTCTGCGCGAAAGTCGCGCTGATGAACAAAGCGACGAGAGACGCCAGTAATGTTCGTGCCAAACGCATCAGAACCTCCCTTGTGAAGTTTGTCATAGGGAGTATAGCAGTCGTTCATAGCCGTCCCCGGCATGAATTAAGGGAGCCGATACAACGTATGGGCAATTATTTCCGGCTCTCGGTACTTCCGGCCGCTTCCTGCGGCGGGCGTTAGACTCGGGCCCATGCTCGATGGAATCAAGGTCCTCGACCTCTCCCGTGTGCTCGCCGGTCCCTACTGCACGCAGCTGCTGGCAGATCTGGGCGCGACCGTCTGGAAGGTCGAACCGCCCGGAGGCGACGAGACGCGCTCCTGGGGACCGCCGTACGCGCAAGGGGAGAGCGCCTACTACCTCTCGGTCAATCGGAACAAGCAGGGCCTGTCGGTGAACCTGAAGGATCCGAGGGGAGCTGAGTTGGTGGCGCGGCTCGCGGACGCGGCCGATGTGCTGGTCGAGAACCTCAAGACCGGAGACTCCGCCCGCTACGGGCTCGACTATCCCACGATCAGTAGGCGCAATCAGAGGATCGTCTACGCCTCGATAACCGGCTACGGGCAGACTGGGCCGCGGGCTCACGAGCCCGGCTATGACGCGGCCATCCAGGCGGCGAGCGGACTGATGGCGATGACCGGGGAACCGGGCGGTGGCCCGGTGAAGCTAGGCGTGGCGTGGGTCGATGTTCTGGCCGGCGTCCACGCCGCCACCGCCATCACCGCAGCGCTTTTCGAGCGGGGGCGGACCGGCCGCGGCCGTTACCTGGACATCGCGCTGCTGGACGTGGCGATGGCCGCCATGGTCAACCAGGCACAGAGTTCGCTCCTCACCGGCGAGGCGCCTCGGCGGCTTGGCAGCGCTCACCCGAGCATCGTGCCGTATCAGGCGTTCGCTACGGCCGACGGTGAGCTGACCCTGGCAGTCGGTAACGACAGGCAGTTCCGCAGGCTATGCGAACTGATCGGTCAGCCGGAACTCGCCATCGATGAACGGTTCGCTGCCAACAGCGCCCGGGTGGAGAACCGCGACGAGCTCCTGCCCCGTATATCAGCCGCACTTCTCGAACGCCCCCGCGGTGAGTGGCTGGCCGCCTTCGGCCGGGCGGGCATACCTGCTGCCCCCGTGAACTCCCTCCCCGAGGCCCTCTCCGACGTGCAGGTCAGGGCCAGAGGGATGGTCGCCCCGGTGCCCCACCCGCTGGCCGGCGAGATCCCGATGGTGATGAGCCCCTTCGCTCGCGGGGATGCCGACCGGGCAGCGCCGCCGCTGCTGGCCCAGCACAATCGTGAGGTGCTCTCGGCGGAACTCGGCTTGACGGACGCCGAACTCGACGAACTCGAGTCGGCTGGGGTGTTGACGCGATTCGGCCCGGTCCCCTAACGGCTCTCAGGTGCTGCTGGCCGCTCCCAGCTGGTGCGGCAACTGGTTGAGGCGTAGCCAGTACCTCGTCAGCCGTTCGATCATCGCCTGGAACTCCTCATATGAAGCGGGCTTGGAGAGACAGGAGTTGATCCCGGCCGCGTAAGCATTGCCGACCAGCTCGCGGCTCGCGCCCGGATCGAGGGCGACGATGGGCATGCAGCGGGTACGAGGGCATGCCCTCAGTTTGGTGATCAGCTCGATCGGCCCGGGATCGTCCAGCTCCAGGTCGAGGAGGAGCACAGACGGCATGGGCCGCATGCCAGGTTTGCCGGAGTTCTGGAGCACTTCGATGACCTCGCTGCCGGTCCGGCTGTGAGTGACCAGCAGGTGTCCGCCGCCCCCGATCGCCGAGATGATCGAGTGAAGGTCTTCCGGGCGCGGCTCTGCGACTAGTACGTGCTGGGCTCGTCTGAGTGAGGACATCGATCCTCCGGCGGCAGCGGGTGTCGGGGGAACTCGAGCCCGGGGCCGGCCAGGGGCGCGAGTTATGCCGGTAACTACCAGGGTCGGTGAGAGGGCGCAAGAGGCCGTGCGGAGCGGTGGCGCAAGGGGGAGCCGCGCCATTTTGAATGTAGTACTACCATACTCTATCGACCCCTCCTCCGCAAGCATGCGCGGATGAACGTCACCTGAAGTCGCACGCTTAGCCGTGAGGGGAGTCGGCCGCTATCCGCCGGGTGAACCCTAGATAAGTCCGGCTCCCGCCGCCGCCCGGCATAGATAGATCTGTGGTTCCCGGCCGCTGGCCGTCCGATAGCAGTCGCCCACTGCGGCAGCGACGGCAGAGGCGGCTTCCGCGGTTACCAGCGCAACGGCGCAGCCGGCGAACCCGGCACCGGTGAGGCGCGCGCCCAGGCAGCCCGGTTGCGAACGGGCACAGCTGACCATGGCGTCCAACGCCTTGCTCGACACCTCGAAGTCGTCACGCAGGCTGATGTGGCTCTCGTTCATCAGCTCGCCCAGGCGCGATGCGTCGCCCGCCCTCATCGCAGCGGCGGCCGCCAGGGTGCGATCGTTCTCCGCCACTACGTGGCGCACCCTACGTAGCAGCAGGGGAGTGAGCAGGTGCGCTTGGGCCTCGAGGCGTTCTCTGGTGAGTTCTCTGAGGGAGGCGACGCTCAGGCGCCTGGCTGCTTCCTCGCACTGCTCGCGCCGTTCGTTGTAGTCGCTTCCCACGAGGGCCCGCCTCGTCGAGGTGTCTAGAACCAGCACGGCCGAGCCGGACGGCAGCGGCACGGGATCGACGGCGAGCGACCGGCAGTCGATGAGCAGCGCGTGCCCTTCCTGGCCCGCGGCACTCGCCAGCTGATCCATGATCCCGCTCCTGACGCCCAACCACTCGTTCTCTGCCCGCTGGCAGATCCGGGCGATCCGTTCCGGCTCCCACTCGAAGCTCGAAGATACGTGGAACGCCCGAGCCACCGCGAGCTCCAGCGCAGCCGAGGAGGAGAGGCCCGAGCCGCGCGGCACGTTACCGCTGAAGGCGGCTTCGAAGCCTCGGAGCTCGATTCCTGCCCAAGCAAGCGACCAGGCTACCCCCTTGAGGTACTCCGACCAGCCCCTTCCCTTCGTCGGAGCGTCGACCTCGAACTCGGCTTCCTCGCCTACGTCCAAGGCCCGGACCACGACCCGGCCGTCCGTTCGTGGCCGCACGGCCATCCTCACCTCGCGGTCTATCGCCATGGGAAGGACGAAGCCTTCGTTGTAGTCGGTGTGTTCCCCGATCAGGTTGACCCGGCCGGGTGCTCGGACGACCGCCTGGGCAGGGGCGCCGAAGCGCTCCCTGAACGCCGCCGCGACGTCGGCAGGCTCCGCTCCCGTCACGATTCCTCGGACAGCTTACGCAGACGGTCGGCCGCCTGCTCCGGCGTGAGGTCGCGCTGGGCCTCCCCCAGCAGCTCGAAACCGACCATGAATTTCCTGACCGTGGCGCTGCGCAGCAGCGGGGGGTAGAAGTGGGCGTGGAGCTGCCAGTGGGCTGTGTCCCCCATGCCGAAGGGCGCGCCGTGCCAGCCCATGGAGTAGGGGAAGGGCGTCTCGAAGAGGCGGTCGAAGCGGGCGAGGAGGCTGCCGAGTATGGCGGCCAGAGCAGACTGCTGGTCGTCGTCCAAAAGGTCGATGCGGGTTACCGGTTCCAGCGGCAGCAGTAGCGTCTCGAACGGCCATACCGCCCAGTAGGGCACGACCGCCAGCCAGTGCCGGTTCGAAAGCACCACTCGTTCCTGCCTGGCCAGCTCCTCTTCGGCGTATTCGAGCAGCAGCGGCCGCCCCTGTGCGGCCAGATAGGCGCGCTGACGCTCGTCCTCGCGGCCAGCCTCGGTAGGCAGGCTGTCGAGCGCCCAGATCTGACCATGCGGGTGTGGGTTCGATGCGCCCATCTGCTCCCCCCGGTTCTCGAATATCTGAACCCAGCTCCACGACTCCCCGAGCTCGGCCGTCTGGCTGGCCCAGAGCCGAACGACCCGGTGCCGCTCCTCGGGCGACATCCTGGCCAAGGTGAGGTCGTGCCTGGGGGAGAAGCAGATGACGCGGCACTCGCCGCGGACGCCGTCGTCCCTCAGCAGGGTCGAACCGGCAGGGGCCGGCGATGGTGCGTCGGGAAGCAGCGCTGCGAAGTCGTTGCGGAAGACGAAGGTGTGCTCGTACTCGGGATTCCGGACGCCCCCCGCTCGTTCGTTGCCTGGACAGAGGTAGCACTCCGGGTCGTAGGGGGGAAGATCGCGGGGCGAGGTCTTCTCCACTTGGCCCTGCCAGGGACGCTTCATCCGCTGCGGCGAAACGAGCACCCAGTCGCCGGTGAGCGGGTTGAAGCGACGGTGGGGGTGACTGGTGGGGTCGAAGTTCAGGTCCATGGTGGCAGCAGTCTGCTGCCGATGATAACGGCTGCCCGTGCGGCTCGGTCGAGTGCTCGCGGGTGCGCTCCGGCTCAGTCGGCGGGATCGAGCAGCACGTCGAGGACGTCGCCCCGCAACAGTCCCAGGTAAACGCCTTCGACGGAGATCTCCCTGGCGTGGGCCTGCACGACCGGATAGTCGTCGTTGTGGGGCCGAAGGGCGTAGTGGCTGGGGCTGAGTCTGTCGAGGTACTTGAGGGTGACCTCGCTCTCGCTCACGCGCACGGCGCAGATCTCACCGGATCGGTACGGCTCGCGCTTCTCGAAGACGACCACGTCGCCGTCCTGGATGAGGTCGGCCATCGACTCCCCGTGCACCCGCAGGGCGAAGCGCGCCCTGGTGAGGCCGGCCAGCGGCAGGTACGACTCGGCATGGGCGATGGCCTCGCTCAGGGGACCGGCGGGGATGTCGCCGAGGACCGGCACGCCCGTCGCCTGGGCGGGAAGCGTGAGGAGGGGGGACCTTCCGCGCCCACGGCTTTCGAAGTTGATGAAGCCCTTACGGTCGAGCGCTTCCAGGTGCTGCTTGAGCGACACGTAGTGGAGGCCCAGTTCGCGCGCGAAGTCCGAGAGTTCGGGCATCTCTCCGTATCGACGGAAGTGCTCGGTCAGCCTTTCGTAGACCTTCTGCTGCCTGGGCGTGAGCGAGTTCGCGTCGAGAGCGGTCGCATCGAGAGATCTGGCGGAGAAACCTTTCATGTGCTACCTTAAATCGTAAGGTATCGGGGAGGGGGTGTCAACCGTAGGGGACGGGCGATGGCGAGCGGCTCCGCAAGCTTCTGTGAATAATATGAGAAGCCATGTTCTGCACAATACAAACCCTCTAGACAAGGTCGGCTATGTCTGCTATATTATCTGTAGTTGTTTCGACTCTTCCTGCGCTCAGCGCGCAGATTTCCCCGAGCATGTTCACAGATTGCAGGGGGGCACCCGAATCCCACGAGTAGAGAACGAAATAGCCGAAAGGACAGTTCGATGCTGAACACATTCGATACTCTTCGCAGGCCAGAGCACTGCGATGTGCCAGACATTGTGCCGAACGCCCTCGCCCTCCCGACGCGCACGCTCGATCCGGGCGGCACGCTCTACGAATCCGGACGCGAGGCCTCCTCGCTCTACGTCGTCAACTACGGCGTTCTCAAGGCGGTCGTCCCCACCTCGCTGGGCCGCGATCGGATAGCCGACCTCTACGGCCCGGGCGACGTCCTCGGCTTGGCGGCTCTCGACGGCGGACAGCATGCCGAGACCGTGATAGCGGTTCATGACGCCTGCCTCACGCCCATCGATCCCGCCCAGGCGATGAATGACCGCAAGTTGCGCGACTACATCATGCAGTCGATGGCGAGGCAGGTCCGCCGCAGTCGCGAGATGATCGACGAAGCCGAGCTCCCGGTGGGCGCCCGCGTCACCCGTGCTTTCCTGCGCCTCGCCGAGCGCTTCGGCCAGACCGCCGACGACGCCGAAGGGATCAAGCTCCCGCTGGCGCTCACCCACGAAGACCTGGCCGACCTCACAGGCTCCTCGCGCGTCACCATCACCAGGATCCTGGGCGAGCTGCGCAACGAGGGGGCGCTGTCCGGAACCCGCGGCGTCTACGTCGCCGATCCCGAAGGGCTCGAGCAGGCCACCGACCACTACGTGATGCAGGTCCTCTGACCCGGTTCGAAGCTAGCTGACGCCGCCGCCCGCGAGGGCGGCGGTTTTCGTTCCCAACCGGTCGGCTACCGCCGACGTAGCTCGGCGCCACCAGGGGCGGCCGGGCGACGCCTATACTCGAAGGCGATGCTGAGTTTCACCGAGACGGCCAAGGAGCGAGTCCTTCACTTCCTGGAGGTGCAGAAAGGGCAAGGCGTGACCGCCCTGCGCGTCGCCGGGAACCGCGCCGAGCAGAAGCTGTGGCTGGTCAAGCCCGACGACCGCCGCGACGACGACGCGGTCTTCGACGGGGGCGGATTCGAGGTTTTCCTCGACCCGCTGTCCCGGAACAACCTCGAGGGCGCCCGCGTCGACTTCGTCGAGGGTGTGATGCAGAGCGGCTTCCGGGTCTTCTATCCCAGTCCCACCTGGGACGATCCGGTGGCCCAGAAGGTTCAGGATGTGCTCGACCGCCAGATCAATCCGGGCGTTGCGAGCCACGGCGGTACCGTCTCGCTGGAGCGGGTCGAGGAGGGCGTCGCTTACATCTCACTGGGTGGCGGCTGCCAGGGCTGCGGCGCGGCGGATATCACGCTGCGCCAGGGGATCGAGAGGATGATCCTGGAACAGGTGCCCGAGGTAACCAGGGTCGCCGACGTGACCGACCACGCCAGCGGAACCAACCCCTACTACAAGAGGGAAGAAGACGGCGCGGACTCGCCGCTGGCCTGATCCATCCGCTGCACTCGTTGCGCGGCGGCGTCCACCGCCTGCTTGATCAGTTGCGGGAGGCTCTTGCCGGCAAGCGGCTTGTGGACCAGCAGGTCGGCGCCTGCCTCCTGAGCTGCAGCCTCGGTCTCGGCGTCCGCGAGTGAGGTCATGATGATCATCGGCAAGCCGCGGAGGCGCGAGATTCGCTTGACCCGCTTGCACACCTCGATACCGGTCATGAACGGCATGTTCACGTCGAGGATGCTCACCTCAGGGGTGTTCGCCTGGAGGTAGGTCAGGGCCTCGTGACCGTCGGCCACTGCCACCACATCGTAGTTGTGTGCCGAGAGAAGTAGCTCGACCACCTTGCGGTGCCCGTCGCTGTCGTCCGCAACCAGGATCGTGGCCCTGTTGGTGCTCGACTCCGCCATGGCGGCACCTTAGCCGGCGAACCCTTACGAATTTCTGACTCGTTAGGCCGAACGCCCCGATGTGCGTGCCTCACGGCGTTCGGCGGCTGCCAGTCCGACTCCCGGCGGCTGTTGCGCGGCCGCCTGCGGCGGCTTATAGTTGGCAGGTGGTCGAGGCCTCGAGGCGCCCCCCGGTGAGACCGAAGGCAGCAATCCCGATACTCAGCATGCGCGGCATAGTCAAACGCTTCCCGGGCGTGGTGGCGAACGACGACGTGAGCTTCGACGTGCTGCCCGGCGAGGTACACGCGCTCCTGGGCGAGAACGGTGCCGGCAAGACCACGCTCATAAGCATCCTCTACGGATTGCAGCAACCCGACGGGGGTGAGATCCGGCTCGACGGCCAGCCGGTCAGGCTGGGCAGCCCCCGCCAGGCGATGGCCCGGGGTATCGGCCTGGTCGCTCAGCACTTCCACCTCGCCCGCCGGCACACGGTCGCCGAGAACATCGCCATCGGTCTGCCCGGCACCCCGTTCTTCCGCCCCACCGGTCGTCTCGAGCGGCGCATCGAGCAGCTCGGGCGCCACTACGGTCTCGACATCGACCCCACTGCCAGGATCTGGCAGCTCTCCCCGGGTGAACAGCAACGGGTAGAGATCGTGAAAGCGCTTCTGCAGGGCGCCCGGCTACTCATCCTCGACGAGCCAACCAGCGTCCTCACTCCTCAGGAGGCCGACAAGCTGTTCGAGGTGCTCGAGCAGATGACCGCCGAGGGGAAGGGGATCGTCTTCATCAGCCACAAGCTGGGCGAGGTGATGCGGGTCTCGAAGCGGATCACGGTATTGCGCAAGGGCCGGGTGGTAGGCAGGCTCGACACTCGTGAAGCAACGGCGGCCGGGCTCGCCAGCCTGATGGTGGGACAGGTGACCTCGCCACGGGGCAAAGACACTCCTGCCGGAGAGCGCAGCATCGCGCGGCTCGAGGGTGTCTCGGCCCGGAACGAGCGGGGCTTGCCCGCCCTGAGGGGGGTCTCCTTCGACATCAGGGGAGGCGAGATCCTGGGCGTGGCGGGAGTGGCCGGCAACGGTCAGGCTGAACTCGTCGAAGTGGTCTCGGGCCTCCGCCGGCCGGATTCCGGCCGCTTCTCGATACTGGAGCGCGATGTGACCGAGTTGGGCGTGCGTGAGCTGCTGGAAAGCGGAGTAGCGCTCATCCCCGAGGACCGGAACCGGATGGGAACGGTGCCCGCGATGTCGGTGGCCGAGAACCTGGTGTTGCGCCAGTACCGGCGTGCTCCCTACGCGCGCAAGGGCCTAATCGACTGGGACGCCGTCTCGGGCTTCGCAAGGGAGTCTATCTCCCGTTACCAGATCGCCACCCCGAACCACTCCACTCGCGCCCGGCTCCTGTCGGGCGGGAACGTCCAGAAGCTGATACTCGCCCGAGAACTGGCGGGTGAGCCCCGGCTGGTGGTCGCCGCTCATCCCACCTACGGCCTCGACGTCGGAGCCACGGCGCTCACCCACGACCTGCTGCTGAGGCAGCGCGAGCGGGGCGCCGGAGTCTTGCTGGTTTCCGAAGATCTGGATGAGCTGTTGCAACTGGCCGACCGGATCCTGGTGCTCTCACAAGGGGAGGTCGCCGGGATCGTCGATGCCCGTGAGGCGGACCGCGAGGGGTTGGGCCTCCTCATGACCCGGGGCCAGGAGCGATCGGTCGCGTGAAGCGGGAGGAAAGCCTAGCTTGCTAGGAGTTCGCTTCGAGCGACGGCCCGATCCGTCGCCGCTGCTCGTGTTCGCCGTCTCGCTTGCCGCCATCCTCGCGGCCCTGCTGGTTACGGGCGTCCTCTTCGCTCTTCAAGGGGTCGATCCGGTGGCCGGCTTCGCCACCATCCTCCAGCGGACGATCCTCGACCCGCGAGGCTCGAGCGAGGTAGTGCGCAAGTCGATCCCGCTGCTGTTGGCCGGGGTAGGGATCGTACTCGCTCTGCGGGCGCGCTTCTGGAATATCGGTGCCGAGGGGCAGATCCTGGCGGGAGCCGTCGCCGCTTCCGGCGTGGCTCTCTTCCTGCCGGTGCCGCCGGCACTGATGGTGCCGACGATGTTCCTCGCCGGGTTCATCGCGGGCGCCGCCTGGGGGTTCCTGCCGGCGATCCTCAAGGTGCGCCTAGGCGTCAACGAGATAATCACGACGCTGATGCTCAACTACGTTGCCCTCTACATCGTCCGCTGGCTCATCAACGGACCGTGGCGGGGCGACAGCGTCACCGGCTTCTCCTACAGCGACCGCTTCCCCGAGTACGCCTGGCTGCCCACGATCGGCACGACTCGACTCCATTGGCCGACCCTCCTGATCGGCCTGGTTCTGGCGCTACTGCTCGCCTTCGTACTCTTCCGCACCCGGCTCGGGTTCGAGATCAGGATGATGGGCGAGAGCCCTGAGGCGGCTCGGTACGCCGGCGTCGACTTCTTCTGGACCACCATCGCCCTGGTCTGCGTGGCGGCCGGAGCAGCCGGGATCGCCGGCGTCGGAGAGGTGGCGGGCATCCACCAGCGTCTGCTCGAGCCCACCAGCATCTCGCTCGGCTACGGCTATACCGCGATAATCGTCGCGCTGCTGGCGCGCGGCAATCCGCTCGCTACGATCGTGACAGCTCTGTTCATGGGCCTCGTATTCGCCTCCGGCGACATCATGAAGGTCTCGCTGCGACTCCCTTCGCAGATGCCCAGCGTCATCAACGGCCTGGTCCTGCTCTTCCTGGTCTGCTCCGAACCGCTCCTGCGTTACCGCCTGGTGAGGCGCGGGGGAGGGCCGAAACGCAGGGTGGCGAAGGCGAACTGATGGAGATCGAGCTCCTTACCGGAACTACCGCGCGCGCCCTCGCCTTCAGCACTCCACTGATCTGGGCGGCGATGGGGGAGATATTCGCGGAGCGGTCGGGGGTAGTGAACCTGGGCGTAGAGGGGATGATGATCCTGGGAGCGGTCACCGGGTTCATCGCCGCCCAGAGCAGCGGCGATCCGTGGCTCGGACTCTTGGCCGCTGCCATGACGGGTGGAGTTGTCGGACTCTTCCACGCCTTCGCCGCCGTTACGCTGCGCGCGAACCAGTACGTTTCGGGTCTGGCGATAACGATCTTCGGCTTGGGGCTATCGGGACTGCTGGGCCGCAAGTGGGTCGGCAGGCCGCTGTTCGATTCGATGGAGCCGTTCGACCTGCCCCTGCTGTCCGACATCCCGATCATCGGTCCCGCCCTCTTCACCGACCAGCACGCCTTGGCCTATCTCGCCTTGCTGGTCTCTGTGCTCCTCTGGTTCGTCCTCCATCACACCCGAGCCGGGCTGGTGATAAGGACCGTGGGCGAGTCGCCGGCTGCCGCCGACACGGCCGGCCGCAGCGTTACGCTCACCCGCTACCTGAGCGTCGGCTTCGGGGGCGTGATGGCGGGGATAGGGGGCGCCTACCTGTCCCTCGCCTACCGGCCGTCGTGGGG harbors:
- a CDS encoding TRAP transporter permease, whose product is MTTEKLPNYSRIATVLIALTGILLSLFQLYTAGIRPLSLFYQRPIHLMLIMILTFLMFPLGKERRLVGWLVDLLFIGGSLLTGLYITLNLDAIIMRAGFWTTTDIIIGGVLIVTLLEAGRRAIGLVMPLIGLVFILYSMAGPRGALPFLGDFLPGILGHRGYSLDRIIAQLYLGQEGIYGIALGVAATFVYIFILFGAVLEVTGAGQFFIDLAYALTGRQRGGPAKAAVVSSGFMGSISGSAIANTVTTGAFTIPLMKRLGYKPEEAGGVEAAASTGGQIMPPIMGAGAFLIAEFTRTPYVDIVMISFIPAILYFSVVYLFVDIIAAKRGMMGIPADQLPKAGTVMRQGWHYLIPLVVLVYFLFRNISPERVGFIAVLAILGVAVLRWLVGRLLMRSSEPATTESWEVSRGARSAEAPASTPRGLLALGVHGLGQLLSALEAGARNSVPVSLACATAGIVVGIVGLTGLGLKFSSLMISFSQGNLLLALILIIIASLVLGMGLPVTASYIVLVILVAPALTQDFGVPLLIAHLVVFWYSQDSNVTPPVALAAYAGAGIAGADPMRTAMQAWKFAKGLYLIPLFMVYNQELVLWEGVPFVVIAWTVLTSFAALWAFAATLEGYLFTRMYLVSRLLAAAGTVGIFWPDLRVEIAGFTLILLVLAINWFKNRREQREDGGRGIENSFETAEAAE
- a CDS encoding DUF1850 domain-containing protein → MRPLLALFTALLLLGSGGAVPHLRVTTQSGDVILDIPLADDPSWYIAWNHSVTGILVKDYYRYENGQMLLTQTHTPTFDAGLGHIPGRGRLESDGDHGYWIRDIDEPVPGNRYLLRVASTRVDHRVVHGGIAYSLSERAAGQRVVVEVIE
- a CDS encoding TAXI family TRAP transporter solute-binding subunit; the protein is MRLARTLLASLVALFISATFAQTQLSIATGGTGGTYYPVGGGYAELINDYLDGYQAVAEVTGASVENVGLISRGDSDIALALADTVYQAYTGTGQLEGRQLENLRSLGVAYANTVHIVTLADSGIESISDLEGKVVSVGAPGSGTEVSAQTLLNANGITYDQIDERRLNFNETAAALRDGQIEAGFWSVGPPTSSILDLATTRDIKILSLSDEEIQNALEAEPTFARTVIPAETYPGQEEDVVTVGTPNVIVVSAEMDDQLAYDFLDVLYSHIDEIIAIHPSGNQTTPQNSIESTPIPLHPGAVAYYEDQGLEVPDDVRPPQ
- a CDS encoding CoA transferase, coding for MLDGIKVLDLSRVLAGPYCTQLLADLGATVWKVEPPGGDETRSWGPPYAQGESAYYLSVNRNKQGLSVNLKDPRGAELVARLADAADVLVENLKTGDSARYGLDYPTISRRNQRIVYASITGYGQTGPRAHEPGYDAAIQAASGLMAMTGEPGGGPVKLGVAWVDVLAGVHAATAITAALFERGRTGRGRYLDIALLDVAMAAMVNQAQSSLLTGEAPRRLGSAHPSIVPYQAFATADGELTLAVGNDRQFRRLCELIGQPELAIDERFAANSARVENRDELLPRISAALLERPRGEWLAAFGRAGIPAAPVNSLPEALSDVQVRARGMVAPVPHPLAGEIPMVMSPFARGDADRAAPPLLAQHNREVLSAELGLTDAELDELESAGVLTRFGPVP
- the galK gene encoding galactokinase, which produces MTGAEPADVAAAFRERFGAPAQAVVRAPGRVNLIGEHTDYNEGFVLPMAIDREVRMAVRPRTDGRVVVRALDVGEEAEFEVDAPTKGRGWSEYLKGVAWSLAWAGIELRGFEAAFSGNVPRGSGLSSSAALELAVARAFHVSSSFEWEPERIARICQRAENEWLGVRSGIMDQLASAAGQEGHALLIDCRSLAVDPVPLPSGSAVLVLDTSTRRALVGSDYNERREQCEEAARRLSVASLRELTRERLEAQAHLLTPLLLRRVRHVVAENDRTLAAAAAMRAGDASRLGELMNESHISLRDDFEVSSKALDAMVSCARSQPGCLGARLTGAGFAGCAVALVTAEAASAVAAAVGDCYRTASGREPQIYLCRAAAGAGLI